One genomic segment of Micromonospora sp. WMMC415 includes these proteins:
- a CDS encoding glycosyltransferase: MRIAMISEHASPLAVLGGEDAGGQNTHVAELSAALAAAGHDVRVYTRRDAVDLPVTVRGPDGYEVVHVPAGPAEPVAKDALLPHMREFSGWLVDRWRGGDWVPEVIHAHFWMSGLAALAAGRQIGVPVVQTYHALGVVKRRHQGVQDTSPARRIGYERELGRSVDRVIAQCQDEVGELVRMGVPRSRMTVVPSGVNLGTFAPLGPAAEREDGRARILTVGRLVERKGFQTVIRAMAHVPDAECVVVGGPPAGLLESDPYARRLRALAHTCGVADRVKLVGAVPREEMGRWYRSADVLVAAPWYEPFGLTPLEAMACGVPVVGTAVGGIKDTVVDGVTGDLVPARDPRALGTAVQRLLDDRIRRFAYATAARERARERYSWAATAERLAEVYGEVAAVGRASRVVAG, translated from the coding sequence ATGCGCATCGCGATGATCTCGGAGCACGCGAGCCCGCTCGCCGTCCTCGGCGGCGAGGACGCCGGCGGCCAGAACACGCATGTCGCCGAACTCTCCGCCGCTCTCGCGGCCGCCGGGCACGACGTGCGGGTCTACACCCGCCGGGACGCCGTCGACCTGCCGGTCACCGTCCGCGGTCCGGACGGGTACGAGGTGGTGCACGTCCCCGCCGGCCCGGCCGAGCCGGTCGCCAAGGACGCGCTGCTGCCGCACATGAGGGAGTTCAGCGGGTGGCTGGTCGACCGCTGGCGCGGCGGCGACTGGGTGCCGGAGGTGATCCACGCGCACTTCTGGATGAGCGGACTCGCCGCGCTGGCCGCCGGCCGGCAGATCGGCGTGCCCGTCGTGCAGACGTACCACGCCCTCGGGGTGGTGAAGCGGCGCCACCAGGGGGTGCAGGACACCAGCCCGGCCCGCCGGATCGGCTACGAGCGGGAACTGGGCCGCTCGGTGGACCGGGTCATCGCCCAGTGCCAGGACGAGGTGGGGGAACTGGTCCGGATGGGAGTGCCCCGGTCCCGGATGACCGTCGTCCCGTCCGGGGTCAACCTCGGCACGTTCGCCCCGCTCGGCCCGGCCGCCGAACGGGAGGACGGCCGCGCGCGGATCCTCACCGTCGGCCGGCTGGTCGAGCGGAAGGGCTTCCAGACCGTCATCCGGGCGATGGCGCACGTGCCGGACGCGGAGTGCGTCGTGGTCGGCGGGCCGCCGGCCGGCCTGCTGGAGAGCGACCCGTACGCCCGCCGGCTCCGGGCCCTGGCGCACACCTGCGGCGTGGCCGACCGGGTGAAGCTGGTCGGCGCGGTGCCCCGGGAGGAGATGGGCCGCTGGTACCGGTCCGCCGACGTCCTGGTCGCCGCCCCCTGGTACGAGCCGTTCGGGCTGACCCCGCTGGAGGCCATGGCGTGCGGCGTACCGGTGGTCGGGACGGCGGTGGGCGGGATCAAGGACACGGTGGTCGACGGGGTCACCGGCGACCTGGTGCCGGCGCGCGACCCGCGCGCTCTCGGCACCGCCGTCCAGCGGTTGCTGGACGACCGGATCCGCCGGTTCGCGTACGCGACCGCCGCACGGGAGCGGGCCCGGGAACGGTACTCGTGGGCGGCCACGGCGGAACGGCTGGCGGAGGTCTACGGCGAGGTGGCCGCCGTCGGGCGGGCCAGCCGGGTGGTGGCCGGATGA
- a CDS encoding glycosyltransferase, translating into MNVLLWHVHGSWTTSFVHGKHRYLVPATPDRGPYGLGRARTYPWPDTAVEVAPDDLRTAEVDVVILQRPEELDLAADWLGRRPGRDLPAIFVEHNTPKDGAVPDSRHPMADRDDLLIAHVTAFNQLFWDTGSTRTTVVDHGVVPPAAEYTGELERLAVVINEPVRRWRVTGTDLLPRFAEIAPLDVFGMKVAGLADHLGLPADRLTSHDDLPQARMHAELGRRRAYLHLCRWTSLGLSLIEAMTIGMPVVALATTEAVMAVPAEAGALSTRVDDLLDATRRLMADPALARRAGAAGRAAARERYGLERFLADWDRLLEEEVCASR; encoded by the coding sequence ATGAACGTCCTCCTCTGGCACGTGCACGGTTCGTGGACCACGTCGTTCGTGCACGGCAAGCACCGGTACCTGGTGCCGGCCACGCCCGACCGCGGCCCGTACGGCCTCGGCCGGGCCCGCACCTACCCCTGGCCGGACACCGCCGTCGAGGTGGCCCCCGACGACCTGCGCACCGCCGAGGTCGACGTCGTGATCCTGCAACGTCCCGAGGAGCTCGACCTGGCCGCCGACTGGCTGGGCCGCCGGCCGGGCCGCGACCTGCCCGCGATCTTCGTCGAGCACAACACCCCGAAGGACGGCGCCGTCCCCGACAGCCGGCACCCGATGGCCGACCGCGACGACCTGCTGATCGCCCACGTCACCGCGTTCAACCAGCTCTTCTGGGACACCGGAAGCACCCGGACGACGGTGGTCGACCACGGCGTCGTGCCACCGGCGGCGGAGTACACCGGCGAGCTGGAGCGGCTCGCCGTGGTCATCAACGAGCCGGTGCGCCGCTGGCGCGTCACCGGCACCGACCTGCTGCCGCGGTTCGCCGAGATCGCCCCGCTGGACGTCTTCGGCATGAAGGTGGCCGGCCTCGCCGACCACCTGGGGCTGCCGGCGGACCGGCTGACCAGCCACGACGACCTGCCCCAGGCCCGGATGCACGCCGAGTTGGGGCGGCGGCGGGCGTACCTGCACCTGTGCCGGTGGACCTCCCTCGGGCTGAGCCTGATCGAGGCGATGACGATCGGCATGCCGGTCGTCGCGCTGGCCACCACGGAGGCGGTGATGGCGGTGCCAGCCGAAGCCGGAGCCCTCTCCACCCGGGTCGACGACCTGCTCGACGCCACTCGACGGCTCATGGCGGACCCGGCGCTGGCGCGCCGGGCGGGCGCCGCGGGCCGCGCGGCCGCGCGGGAGCGGTACGGGCTCGAGCGTTTCCTCGCCGACTGGGACCGGCTGCTGGAGGAGGAAGTATGCGCATCGCGATGA
- a CDS encoding HAD-IIIA family hydrolase has translation MRQVEPDQCRSARVGARAGRGRSGPRLFDAVLLDRDGTLVEDVPYNGDPEKVRPVSGARAALDALRAAGLRLAVVTNQSGLAKGLFDEAQMRAVHARVEELLGPFDAWLVCPHDDADGCGCRKPAAGLVHAAARELGTVPRRCVLVGDIGRDVTAALAAGAQAVLVPTPVTRPEEIDAAGWVAPDLPAAVTEILRRQAAVVPREPRRAGTVLVVRSDSAGDVLVTGPGIRAVAAHADRVVLLCGPRGRAAADLLPGVDAIIEHRLPWIDPHPDPVDPDDITTLTTTLAAVAADEAVIFTSYHQSPLPLALLLRTIGVHRISAISDDYPGALLDVRHRVPTGVPEPERALSLAAAAGYALPADDEPALRLRPAPAAPSQVGPPGYVVLHPGSAAQSRGLPPELAAGIVRTLTAAGHRVVVTGGADEAELTAWVAGNDAVDLGGGTGLAELAATVAGAAAVVVGNTGPAHLAAAYGVPVVSLFAPTVPFGQWGPWRVPTVRLGDAAAPCRDTRAARCPVPGHPCLSRITPREVLDGLALLGVSPARTPTAALTPAGQAAPEVATVGGSGR, from the coding sequence GTGCGACAGGTGGAGCCGGATCAGTGCAGGTCAGCCCGGGTCGGTGCCCGTGCTGGCCGGGGTCGCTCCGGTCCGCGTCTGTTCGATGCGGTGTTGCTGGACCGGGACGGGACGTTGGTCGAGGACGTGCCGTACAACGGGGACCCGGAGAAGGTGCGGCCGGTGTCGGGTGCGCGGGCGGCGTTGGACGCGTTGCGGGCGGCGGGTCTGCGGCTGGCGGTGGTGACGAACCAGTCGGGGCTGGCGAAGGGGTTGTTCGACGAGGCGCAGATGCGGGCGGTGCACGCCCGGGTCGAGGAGTTGTTGGGGCCGTTCGACGCGTGGCTGGTGTGTCCGCACGACGACGCTGACGGGTGTGGCTGCCGTAAGCCGGCTGCGGGTCTGGTGCACGCCGCGGCTCGGGAGTTGGGTACGGTGCCGCGGCGGTGTGTGCTGGTCGGTGACATCGGTCGGGACGTGACCGCTGCTCTGGCGGCGGGGGCGCAGGCGGTGCTGGTGCCCACGCCGGTGACCCGCCCCGAGGAGATCGACGCCGCCGGCTGGGTCGCGCCGGATCTCCCCGCCGCGGTCACGGAGATTCTGCGCCGGCAGGCCGCCGTCGTGCCCCGCGAGCCCCGCCGCGCCGGCACGGTGCTGGTCGTGCGGTCCGACTCCGCCGGCGACGTCCTCGTCACCGGACCCGGCATCCGCGCCGTCGCCGCACACGCCGACCGCGTGGTGCTGCTGTGCGGGCCCCGCGGCCGCGCCGCCGCCGACCTGCTACCCGGCGTCGACGCCATCATCGAACACCGCCTGCCCTGGATCGACCCCCACCCCGACCCCGTCGACCCCGACGACATCACCACCCTCACCACCACCCTCGCCGCCGTCGCCGCCGACGAAGCGGTCATCTTCACCAGCTACCACCAGTCACCGCTACCCCTGGCCCTGCTGCTACGCACCATCGGTGTCCACCGGATCTCGGCGATCAGCGACGACTACCCCGGCGCCCTGCTCGACGTGCGCCACCGCGTCCCCACCGGCGTACCCGAACCCGAACGCGCCCTGTCCCTCGCCGCCGCCGCCGGCTACGCCCTGCCCGCCGACGACGAACCCGCCCTCCGGCTGCGGCCGGCGCCGGCGGCGCCGTCGCAGGTCGGCCCGCCGGGCTACGTGGTCCTGCACCCGGGTTCGGCGGCCCAGTCCCGGGGGCTGCCGCCCGAGCTGGCGGCGGGGATCGTCCGGACGCTGACCGCCGCGGGCCACCGGGTGGTGGTGACCGGAGGCGCCGACGAGGCGGAGCTGACCGCGTGGGTGGCCGGGAACGACGCCGTGGACCTCGGTGGCGGGACGGGGCTCGCCGAACTCGCGGCGACCGTTGCCGGTGCCGCCGCCGTGGTGGTGGGCAACACCGGTCCCGCCCACCTCGCCGCCGCCTACGGCGTTCCGGTGGTGAGCCTCTTCGCCCCCACCGTCCCGTTCGGACAGTGGGGGCCGTGGCGGGTGCCGACCGTACGCCTCGGTGACGCCGCCGCCCCCTGCCGGGACACCCGCGCCGCGCGGTGCCCCGTCCCGGGCCATCCCTGCCTGAGCCGGATCACGCCCAGGGAGGTGCTGGACGGGCTGGCGCTGCTGGGCGTGTCCCCGGCGCGGACACCGACGGCGGCGTTGACGCCGGCCGGGCAGGCGGCACCGGAGGTCGCGACGGTCGGCGGGAGCGGCCGATGA
- a CDS encoding SRPBCC family protein, translated as MIDAAPERVWAVLADGWTYSDWVVGTVHVRDVDDGWPAVGSELHHRAGPWPFSLQDSSTVLGCEPPHKLILRAGLWPAGEAIVVFTLEPVGSDATRVRIGEDFAAGPLRWVRNKLNDLVLHQRNRETLNRLSDIATRQKADR; from the coding sequence GTGATCGACGCAGCACCGGAACGGGTGTGGGCGGTACTGGCGGACGGCTGGACGTACAGCGACTGGGTGGTCGGCACGGTGCACGTACGCGACGTCGACGACGGCTGGCCGGCCGTGGGAAGCGAACTGCACCATCGCGCCGGCCCGTGGCCGTTCTCGCTCCAGGACTCCTCGACCGTGCTCGGCTGCGAGCCGCCACACAAGCTGATCCTCCGGGCCGGGCTCTGGCCCGCCGGCGAGGCGATCGTGGTCTTCACCCTGGAGCCGGTGGGCAGCGACGCCACCCGCGTACGCATCGGCGAGGACTTCGCCGCCGGCCCGCTGCGCTGGGTCCGCAACAAGCTCAACGACCTGGTGCTGCACCAGCGCAACAGGGAGACCCTGAACCGGCTGTCGGACATCGCCACCCGCCAGAAGGCCGACCGGTGA